The following are from one region of the Nocardia terpenica genome:
- a CDS encoding WD40 repeat domain-containing protein, whose amino-acid sequence MDARVAETSSGAGPREVFAESFAQLYAAAGEPPLARLVSEVSSSQRRRFHGSVPVRVTVPRISEWRNGRRVPARFDAFQLVLEVLIKHALGRSAAPPRPGMYEIQWWRQLWEQARAAGASATDTEVADTALAANSVCPYLGLAPYGIDDSDRFFGRDKHIAELVSVTKDALRPASGNAVVSLIAASGAGKSSLLRAGLIPAARRGSLRLDSGETWSAILVVPGKNPLRCLLDRIRDAFGVAGGAAGDSDVAGVGRAADDGGAADDSGAANNGGAANDSGAADDSGAANNDGTANNDGTANNDGTASGGGGETGGGGTFGGTATGSDASAAEEIRAIIAAHRGDTDRLLIVVDQLEEIFTQCQDEDERAAFVTTLADLSAPAVDRKTPACAVVVGIRADFYSHCLGYPELADSVQRRAMVLRPMNLGELREVILSPARAAGLRVEPALVDVILHDFGMVSGSKSSLAAPASMPLLSHVLAATWRQRENGVRLTVRGYRAAGGVSGAVTVTGEQAWSRLDETGKVVAEELLLRLVRVGEDAADTRRRVALDELVGGCSDEQASRAALDVLADARLVTIDGEMVELTHEAVITSWDRLRKLIDTDRTGTIVRQRLEEAAKEWEDSGRDKQLLYSGHRLGQALESSDAAGSRHQVAGVAREFLTASYRQRRWLTRVKVGAVAALVLLMIIATTSATYAVRQARVSGQQRDNAIFTSLLAQADDVQANDPSLAAQLILVAHRLRPHDPKVYSHLLAAQNYPLATSLPGHTGAVYWVTHSPDGRLLATTSNDSTVRLWDTSDPAHYRPLQTLSPAQRGWVSSAAFSADGRYLASGNENGDIYVWDVSDPAHPRSMGGPIPAGCGSIFTVAFHPKQPILALACHDTTIRLWNIGDHPAQAAVVTGPRGAVRTLAFSPDGRTLAAGGNDTAVRLWNVTDPLNPAALGPPLTGFTDISHALAFSPDSRLLAAGSDDHTVRLWDVSAPGAPVPVGAPLTDHTGPVWALAFSPEGGRLAAGGWDGMISVWNVADPAAPLPATDPIYDTSGVNSVSFDPVHGTLASGNQDGMVRIWSFPRARIAGPQRGTAVTAISPNGAHIALKSHEAGVVTWGNSTDQIGWLRSRYAIPGDVPIGVMAVDPRGSTLAEAASGSGNVVVWNLSEDASAPKPSAILPTRSKYYTALAFDNSGRHLAAGETDQSLTIWDLTNPTQPVALGHAVVDGTSWITAAVFDSDDKLLAAGTADGRVWLWDVSDPAHPRRFGGALVYGNPAVSALAFGNHGRALAIGGQDGSVQLFDLADPGHPQRTSTLTPTGAPSQIASVAFAPDGRTLAAASNNAGIQLWNITDPADPSPIGGSIVPVRSTQWNLQYATDGRSLRAVGQNGTVYSWDLDPDRIVATMCAATRSTLTRQWWGQYVSSLPFRSDVC is encoded by the coding sequence GTGGATGCGCGGGTAGCCGAGACATCGTCGGGCGCGGGGCCCAGGGAGGTGTTCGCGGAGTCCTTCGCGCAGCTGTACGCGGCGGCCGGGGAGCCGCCGCTGGCCCGCCTGGTCTCCGAGGTCTCGAGCTCCCAGCGGCGCCGATTCCACGGCTCCGTACCGGTCCGGGTCACCGTGCCCCGAATCAGCGAGTGGCGCAACGGGCGCCGGGTTCCCGCCCGATTCGACGCTTTCCAGCTCGTGCTCGAGGTGCTGATCAAGCACGCGCTCGGCCGCAGCGCCGCGCCGCCTCGGCCCGGAATGTACGAAATCCAGTGGTGGCGACAGCTCTGGGAGCAGGCCCGCGCCGCCGGGGCCTCCGCCACGGACACCGAGGTGGCCGATACCGCCCTCGCGGCGAATTCGGTCTGCCCCTATCTGGGCCTGGCGCCCTACGGAATCGACGACAGCGACCGATTCTTCGGCCGCGACAAACATATCGCAGAACTAGTTTCGGTCACGAAAGACGCGCTGCGCCCGGCGTCCGGCAATGCGGTGGTGAGTTTGATCGCCGCGTCGGGCGCGGGGAAATCGTCGCTGCTGCGCGCCGGGCTGATTCCGGCGGCACGGCGCGGATCGCTGCGACTCGATTCCGGAGAAACCTGGTCCGCGATCCTGGTCGTCCCCGGAAAAAATCCGCTGCGCTGTCTCCTAGACCGAATTCGTGACGCCTTCGGCGTAGCCGGTGGCGCAGCGGGCGACAGTGACGTGGCGGGCGTCGGTCGCGCGGCGGACGACGGCGGCGCGGCGGACGACAGTGGCGCGGCGAACAACGGCGGCGCGGCGAACGACAGTGGCGCGGCGGACGACAGTGGCGCGGCGAACAACGACGGCACGGCGAACAACGACGGCACGGCGAACAACGACGGCACGGCGAGCGGCGGTGGCGGAGAGACCGGCGGTGGCGGGACATTCGGCGGGACAGCGACGGGCTCGGATGCCTCTGCCGCCGAGGAGATTCGGGCGATCATCGCCGCGCACCGCGGCGACACCGACCGCCTGCTGATCGTCGTCGACCAGCTCGAGGAGATCTTCACGCAGTGCCAGGACGAGGACGAACGCGCCGCGTTCGTCACCACGCTGGCGGACCTGTCGGCCCCGGCGGTCGACCGGAAGACCCCCGCCTGCGCCGTGGTGGTCGGCATCCGGGCCGACTTCTACTCGCACTGCCTCGGCTACCCCGAGCTCGCGGATTCGGTGCAGCGGCGGGCCATGGTGCTGCGCCCGATGAACCTCGGCGAGCTGCGCGAGGTCATCCTCTCCCCCGCCCGTGCCGCCGGGCTGCGGGTGGAACCGGCGCTGGTGGATGTGATCCTGCACGACTTCGGCATGGTCTCCGGAAGCAAGTCGTCGCTGGCGGCCCCCGCGTCCATGCCGCTGCTGTCGCACGTGCTGGCGGCGACCTGGCGGCAGCGCGAGAACGGCGTGCGGCTCACGGTGCGAGGCTATCGGGCCGCGGGCGGTGTCTCCGGCGCGGTCACCGTCACCGGCGAGCAGGCGTGGTCACGGCTCGACGAGACCGGCAAGGTCGTGGCCGAGGAGCTGCTGCTGCGGCTGGTGCGGGTGGGCGAGGACGCCGCCGATACCCGGCGGCGCGTCGCCCTCGACGAACTCGTCGGCGGCTGCTCCGACGAGCAGGCCAGTCGCGCGGCACTGGACGTGCTCGCCGACGCCCGCCTGGTGACGATCGACGGGGAGATGGTCGAGCTCACCCACGAGGCCGTCATCACCTCCTGGGACCGATTACGCAAGCTGATCGACACCGACCGCACCGGAACGATTGTGCGTCAACGCCTCGAGGAGGCCGCCAAGGAGTGGGAGGACTCCGGGCGCGACAAACAGCTGCTGTACTCCGGCCACCGGCTCGGGCAGGCGCTGGAGTCCAGCGACGCGGCCGGATCGCGACACCAGGTGGCGGGCGTGGCCCGCGAGTTCCTGACCGCCTCCTACCGGCAGCGCCGCTGGCTCACCCGGGTGAAGGTGGGCGCGGTCGCCGCGCTGGTCCTGCTGATGATCATCGCCACCACCTCCGCCACCTACGCCGTCCGCCAGGCCCGGGTCTCGGGGCAGCAGCGCGACAATGCGATCTTCACCTCGCTGCTGGCCCAGGCCGACGACGTGCAGGCCAACGATCCCTCCCTGGCGGCGCAACTGATCCTGGTCGCCCACCGGCTGCGGCCGCACGATCCGAAGGTCTACTCGCACCTGCTGGCCGCCCAGAACTATCCGCTGGCCACCTCGCTGCCCGGCCACACCGGCGCGGTGTACTGGGTCACGCACAGCCCCGACGGCCGCCTGCTCGCCACCACCAGCAACGACAGCACGGTCCGGCTGTGGGACACCTCCGACCCCGCGCACTACCGCCCGCTGCAGACGCTGTCACCCGCGCAGCGCGGCTGGGTGAGCTCCGCGGCGTTCTCCGCCGATGGCCGATACCTGGCCAGCGGCAACGAGAACGGCGACATCTACGTCTGGGACGTGTCCGACCCGGCGCACCCGCGCTCGATGGGCGGGCCGATTCCGGCGGGCTGCGGCTCGATCTTCACCGTCGCCTTCCACCCCAAGCAGCCGATCCTGGCCCTGGCCTGCCACGACACCACGATCCGGCTGTGGAACATCGGCGATCACCCGGCGCAGGCCGCCGTCGTCACCGGCCCGCGCGGCGCGGTGCGCACCCTGGCATTCAGTCCGGACGGCCGGACGCTGGCCGCGGGCGGCAACGACACCGCGGTCCGGCTGTGGAACGTCACCGACCCCCTGAACCCCGCCGCCCTCGGGCCGCCACTGACCGGATTCACCGATATCAGCCACGCGCTCGCGTTCAGCCCGGACAGCCGGCTGCTGGCGGCCGGCAGCGACGACCACACCGTCCGGCTCTGGGACGTGAGCGCGCCGGGCGCACCGGTTCCGGTCGGCGCGCCGCTGACCGATCACACCGGGCCGGTGTGGGCGCTGGCGTTCAGCCCGGAGGGCGGCCGGCTGGCGGCCGGGGGCTGGGACGGCATGATCAGCGTCTGGAACGTGGCCGACCCGGCCGCGCCGCTGCCCGCGACCGATCCGATCTACGACACCAGCGGCGTCAACAGCGTGTCCTTCGATCCGGTGCACGGCACGCTGGCCTCCGGCAACCAGGACGGCATGGTGCGCATCTGGTCCTTCCCCCGGGCCCGGATCGCGGGCCCCCAGCGCGGCACCGCCGTGACCGCGATCAGCCCGAACGGCGCGCACATCGCCCTGAAATCCCACGAGGCCGGGGTGGTGACCTGGGGTAACAGCACCGATCAGATCGGCTGGCTGCGTAGCCGATACGCGATTCCCGGCGATGTCCCCATCGGCGTCATGGCCGTCGACCCGCGCGGGTCCACGCTCGCCGAGGCCGCCTCCGGCAGCGGCAATGTCGTGGTCTGGAACCTGAGCGAGGACGCGTCCGCGCCCAAGCCCAGCGCGATCCTGCCGACGCGCAGCAAGTACTACACCGCGCTCGCCTTCGACAACAGCGGCAGGCATCTCGCCGCGGGCGAGACCGATCAGTCCCTGACCATCTGGGATCTGACGAATCCGACCCAACCGGTCGCGCTCGGCCACGCCGTCGTCGACGGCACCAGCTGGATCACCGCCGCGGTGTTCGACAGCGACGACAAGCTGCTGGCCGCCGGCACCGCGGACGGCCGGGTCTGGCTGTGGGACGTGAGCGACCCGGCCCATCCCCGCAGGTTCGGTGGCGCGCTGGTGTACGGCAACCCGGCGGTGAGCGCGCTCGCGTTCGGCAATCACGGACGGGCGCTGGCCATCGGCGGCCAGGACGGCTCGGTGCAGCTGTTCGATCTCGCCGATCCCGGCCACCCGCAACGGACATCGACGCTGACCCCGACCGGAGCCCCGTCGCAGATCGCGTCGGTGGCATTCGCCCCGGACGGGCGCACCCTCGCGGCGGCGAGCAACAATGCCGGAATCCAGCTGTGGAACATCACCGATCCGGCCGACCCGAGCCCGATCGGCGGTTCCATCGTGCCGGTCCGGTCGACGCAGTGGAATCTGCAGTACGCCACCGACGGCCGCAGCCTGCGCGCGGTGGGCCAGAACGGGACGGTCTACTCCTGGGATCTCGACCCGGACCGCATCGTGGCCACCATGTGCGCGGCGACCCGCTCCACCCTGACCCGGCAGTGGTGGGGACAGTATGTGTCCTCCCTCCCGTTCCGGTCCGACGTCTGTTAG
- a CDS encoding sensor histidine kinase yields MARPVVGHRPLRNDRRVMRDGLVRPFLIAVAIGGTAVRWPGGGILHPRLALPLFVLASIVAVAELFPWTRLTQPQLAAGMTVDMLLGALLLPLVHQTTGALFAYTAAAAVGWRLASRRTAMAVAAAGSVVAAAATWLAARQAPGFEQWSWWVALTAGLPVYIGMSNRDRLNAVRSARRAAEQAQRAAESEARAAALVERGRIAREIHDVLGHSLSGIAMQLDMADGLHESGREAEAAAAVRRARALAVDSIGETRRAVQALREDTLPLPETLRRMAEGSTAAFELTGTPEPLGAEATHALVRAAQEALTNVAKYAPGATVTVRLAFSGDRTALTVTNTAATGTRRPELADGTGTGLVGMRERVALLGGTLRAGPAGDGWTVEVEIPR; encoded by the coding sequence ATGGCGAGACCGGTGGTGGGGCACCGCCCGCTGCGCAATGATCGTCGGGTGATGCGGGACGGGCTGGTACGCCCCTTTCTGATAGCGGTGGCGATCGGCGGTACCGCCGTGCGGTGGCCGGGCGGCGGGATCCTGCATCCGCGGCTGGCGCTGCCGCTGTTCGTGCTGGCGTCGATCGTCGCCGTGGCCGAGCTGTTTCCGTGGACCCGGCTCACCCAGCCGCAGCTGGCGGCGGGCATGACGGTCGACATGCTGCTCGGCGCCCTGCTGCTGCCGCTGGTGCACCAGACGACGGGGGCGCTGTTCGCCTACACCGCCGCCGCGGCCGTCGGCTGGCGACTGGCCTCGCGCCGCACCGCCATGGCGGTCGCCGCGGCGGGCAGTGTGGTCGCGGCCGCGGCGACATGGCTGGCCGCCCGGCAGGCGCCGGGATTCGAGCAGTGGTCGTGGTGGGTGGCGCTGACCGCCGGATTGCCCGTCTACATCGGAATGTCGAACCGCGACCGCCTGAACGCGGTCCGCAGCGCCCGCCGCGCGGCCGAACAGGCCCAGCGCGCCGCCGAATCCGAGGCCCGCGCGGCCGCCCTGGTCGAGCGCGGCCGCATCGCGCGCGAGATCCACGACGTGCTCGGGCATTCGCTGTCCGGCATCGCGATGCAGCTGGACATGGCCGACGGGCTGCACGAGAGCGGTCGCGAGGCGGAGGCCGCCGCGGCCGTCCGCCGGGCCCGCGCCCTCGCCGTGGACAGCATCGGCGAGACCCGGCGCGCGGTGCAGGCGCTGCGCGAGGACACGCTGCCGCTGCCGGAGACGCTGCGCCGCATGGCCGAGGGCAGCACCGCGGCGTTCGAGCTCACCGGCACGCCGGAGCCGCTCGGCGCGGAGGCGACCCATGCCCTGGTCCGCGCCGCCCAGGAGGCGCTGACCAATGTCGCCAAGTACGCCCCGGGCGCGACGGTGACTGTGCGCCTGGCCTTTTCCGGTGATCGCACTGCGCTGACGGTCACCAACACCGCCGCGACGGGCACCCGCCGACCGGAGCTCGCCGACGGCACCGGCACCGGCCTGGTCGGCATGCGCGAGCGGGTGGCCCTGCTCGGCGGCACCCTGCGGGCGGGCCCGGCCGGGGACGGCTGGACGGTGGAGGTGGAGATCCCGAGATGA
- a CDS encoding bifunctional folylpolyglutamate synthase/dihydrofolate synthase: MATETDWYQELLEVERELTARAPESAPQPSLDRVRALADLMGGTHQAYPVVHLTGTNGKTTTSRITEAVLRAHGLKTGGFTSPHLQSLVERVTIDGQPLSAERFVQTYRRARPYLDEVDRTQPIIMSYFEAFMGVVFAALADAKIDVGIIEVGLGGAWDATNIVDSAVSVITPIDLDHQRFLGSTRAEIAREKAGIIKPGSTVVIARQVDEVRPVLTERVEQVGATAYWEDRDFAVLSRTATDSGQTLEVRTPSGAVFDGLELPLHGAHQAQNAAVALAAAEALLAPRQPLDPERVRAGIAAASSPGRLEVVASNPLTVIDAAHNPAGAHTTAQGIIDAFPGVRFTGVVAILADKDVKGILTELEPVLDQIIITTNSSPRALPADQLTTLATTIFGPDRVHTEPTLERAIDLARHQIAPPNGGVLITGSIVTAGEARTILT, from the coding sequence ATGGCGACCGAAACGGATTGGTACCAGGAGCTTCTCGAAGTCGAGCGGGAACTGACGGCCCGCGCCCCGGAATCGGCGCCGCAGCCGAGCCTGGACCGGGTGCGGGCGCTGGCCGATCTCATGGGCGGCACCCACCAGGCGTACCCCGTCGTGCACCTGACCGGCACGAACGGCAAGACGACGACCAGTCGCATCACCGAGGCCGTGCTGCGTGCCCACGGGCTGAAGACCGGCGGATTCACCAGCCCGCACCTGCAGTCGCTGGTCGAGCGGGTCACCATCGACGGCCAGCCGCTGTCGGCCGAGCGGTTCGTGCAGACCTACCGGCGGGCGCGGCCGTACCTCGACGAGGTCGACCGCACGCAGCCGATCATCATGTCCTACTTCGAGGCGTTCATGGGTGTGGTGTTCGCCGCGCTCGCCGACGCGAAGATCGACGTGGGGATCATCGAGGTCGGGCTGGGCGGCGCGTGGGACGCCACCAATATCGTGGACTCCGCGGTCTCGGTGATCACGCCGATCGACCTGGACCACCAGAGGTTCCTGGGCTCCACCCGCGCCGAGATCGCCCGGGAGAAGGCCGGAATCATCAAGCCCGGCAGCACCGTGGTGATCGCCCGGCAGGTCGACGAGGTGCGGCCGGTGCTCACCGAACGGGTCGAGCAGGTCGGCGCGACGGCCTACTGGGAGGACCGGGACTTCGCGGTGCTGTCCCGCACCGCGACCGATTCCGGTCAGACCCTCGAGGTGCGCACGCCGTCCGGCGCGGTATTCGACGGGCTGGAACTGCCGCTGCACGGCGCGCATCAGGCGCAGAACGCCGCGGTCGCCCTGGCCGCCGCCGAGGCCCTGCTCGCGCCCCGGCAACCGCTGGACCCGGAGCGAGTGCGCGCGGGCATCGCCGCCGCCAGCTCGCCCGGACGGCTCGAGGTGGTCGCCTCGAACCCGCTCACCGTCATCGACGCCGCCCACAACCCGGCCGGGGCGCACACCACCGCGCAGGGCATCATCGACGCATTCCCGGGCGTCCGTTTCACCGGCGTCGTAGCGATCCTGGCCGACAAGGACGTCAAGGGCATCCTGACCGAGCTGGAACCGGTCCTGGACCAGATCATCATCACCACCAACTCCAGCCCCCGCGCCCTGCCCGCCGACCAACTCACCACCCTCGCAACAACCATCTTCGGCCCCGACCGCGTCCACACCGAACCCACCCTGGAACGCGCCATCGACCTTGCCCGCCACCAAATTGCACCCCCCAACGGCGGCGTCCTCATCACCGGCTCGATCGTCACAGCCGGAGAAGCCCGCACCATCCTCACCTGA
- a CDS encoding UbiD family decarboxylase domain-containing protein produces the protein MVRRLPDMRSYIEELDRLGELCRVDRPLARAAIALGLPPDSHGGTLVAAIAAALDRDPIPPVPVPKAPFQQNIRLGGDIDLTALPAPNAYGLTIVRTPDGGWTNWSIDSHAAARPQPAHRNLRRRPASGHDPPGVAGTR, from the coding sequence ATGGTGCGGCGACTACCCGATATGCGTTCCTACATCGAGGAATTGGACCGGCTCGGCGAACTGTGCCGCGTCGATCGCCCGCTGGCCCGGGCCGCGATCGCGCTGGGCCTGCCGCCGGACAGTCACGGCGGCACGCTGGTCGCGGCGATCGCCGCCGCCCTCGACCGCGACCCGATTCCGCCGGTTCCGGTGCCGAAAGCGCCGTTCCAGCAGAACATCCGGCTCGGCGGCGACATCGACCTGACCGCGCTGCCCGCCCCGAACGCCTACGGCCTCACCATCGTTCGCACACCCGACGGCGGCTGGACCAACTGGTCGATCGACAGCCATGCTGCCGCGCGGCCGCAACCAGCTCACCGGAACCTTCGGCGCCGACCAGCATCTGGGCATGATCCACCGGGAGTGGCGGGAACTCGGTGA
- a CDS encoding TetR/AcrR family transcriptional regulator, which produces MVGRGPDRVEFDPDHVARLWRHRDRPTRGPRPELSVEAIVRAAIEIADAEGLGAVSMARVAERVGSGTMSLYRHVSGKPELIAAMLDRAIGPPPRSVPGHWRVRLRHWVDDTIEVFRRHPWALSLATERRMRGPHEIAWFETALSAIDGIGLSEREMAEVVLSVNAYALGAARSAVDADAAERLTGVTEDRWIPAFADFLQRMADDARFPVLSRVIVSGAITDPVGYEFGLDRLLDGVEGFVVRRNEV; this is translated from the coding sequence ATGGTCGGACGCGGCCCCGATCGCGTCGAATTCGACCCCGATCATGTGGCACGGCTATGGCGCCACCGCGATCGGCCGACGCGCGGCCCCCGGCCCGAGCTGAGCGTCGAGGCGATCGTGCGGGCCGCCATCGAGATCGCCGACGCCGAGGGCCTGGGCGCGGTGTCCATGGCGCGGGTGGCCGAGCGAGTCGGCTCCGGCACCATGTCGCTGTACCGGCACGTCTCCGGCAAGCCGGAGCTGATCGCCGCCATGCTGGACCGGGCGATCGGCCCGCCGCCGCGGTCCGTCCCGGGGCATTGGCGAGTTCGCCTGCGGCACTGGGTCGACGACACCATCGAGGTGTTCCGCCGGCATCCGTGGGCGCTGTCGCTGGCGACCGAGCGGCGCATGCGCGGCCCGCACGAGATCGCCTGGTTCGAGACGGCGCTGTCGGCCATCGACGGCATCGGCCTGTCCGAGCGGGAGATGGCCGAGGTGGTGCTGTCGGTCAATGCCTATGCCCTGGGCGCGGCCCGCAGCGCGGTCGACGCCGACGCGGCCGAGCGGCTGACCGGCGTCACCGAGGACCGCTGGATTCCGGCGTTCGCCGACTTCCTGCAGCGCATGGCCGACGACGCCCGCTTCCCGGTGCTGAGCCGGGTGATCGTCTCGGGCGCCATCACCGACCCGGTCGGCTACGAATTCGGCCTGGACCGCCTGCTGGACGGCGTCGAAGGATTCGTCGTCCGCCGGAACGAGGTCTGA
- a CDS encoding flavin monoamine oxidase family protein, which translates to MPRTQMFRLVRRTVADYTAAERLGVPVLEFREARAAGALATFSRRNFLKLGAALGGTALVLGAAARRPAPARAADAPRIAIVGAGIAGLNAALTLADAGIPATVYEASDRIGGRMYSERDYWDGGQVSEWGGEAIDTDHTVIRDLCGRFGLPLTDHRNDATAKGHDVLYFEGGYVPEEKFVADFQPVYQAVQRDLAQAGPDAPTWDKATPGGITLSNMPLTEWIATRVPGGYGSWLARFLDDAYAVEYGLPAIAQTALNLVYLMGDQADPNDPRQWGASDERFEIVGGNQRLPEAISAALPRDTVRHGWRLEAVARAADGTQTLTFDEGGARRTVQADHTILTVPLGVLKQIDYRAAGFDPRMCGVIESLVMGSCTKLNMQFTARPWVGVGPWPGVSSGMSFTDVGYQQIWDATAGQPGAEGIAIQYGGGLGALKYEPPAPFLTAADPAVRAAVAGVLPQFERVVPGVAPLWNGKATLSAWHLNPDAYGAYSAFPVGYCHRFAGYEGTRQGNIHLAGEHTSADSQGFMNGGAESGARAAREILADLGS; encoded by the coding sequence GTGCCACGAACTCAGATGTTCCGGCTGGTACGCCGGACCGTCGCCGATTACACCGCCGCCGAACGACTGGGGGTGCCGGTCCTCGAATTCCGCGAGGCGCGCGCCGCCGGTGCGCTCGCCACGTTCAGTCGACGTAACTTCCTCAAACTCGGTGCTGCCCTGGGCGGTACGGCCCTCGTGCTGGGTGCGGCCGCACGCCGACCGGCGCCCGCCCGGGCCGCCGACGCGCCGCGCATCGCCATCGTGGGCGCGGGGATCGCCGGGCTCAATGCCGCGCTCACCCTCGCCGACGCCGGTATCCCCGCCACCGTCTACGAGGCGAGCGACCGCATCGGCGGCCGCATGTACTCCGAGCGCGACTACTGGGACGGCGGTCAGGTCAGCGAATGGGGCGGTGAGGCAATCGATACCGATCACACGGTCATCCGCGACCTGTGCGGCCGCTTCGGGCTGCCGCTCACCGATCACCGCAACGACGCCACCGCGAAGGGCCACGACGTGCTGTACTTCGAGGGCGGCTACGTGCCCGAGGAGAAGTTCGTCGCCGACTTCCAGCCGGTGTACCAGGCTGTGCAGCGCGATCTGGCCCAGGCCGGTCCGGACGCGCCGACCTGGGACAAGGCCACGCCCGGGGGCATCACGCTGAGCAATATGCCGCTCACCGAATGGATCGCCACCCGGGTGCCCGGCGGATACGGCAGCTGGCTGGCGCGTTTCCTCGACGACGCCTACGCGGTGGAATACGGGCTGCCCGCCATCGCCCAGACCGCGCTGAACCTGGTGTACCTCATGGGAGATCAGGCCGACCCGAACGATCCGCGGCAGTGGGGCGCCTCCGACGAGCGGTTCGAGATCGTCGGCGGCAATCAGCGCCTGCCCGAGGCGATCTCGGCCGCGCTGCCCCGCGACACGGTGCGGCACGGGTGGCGACTGGAGGCGGTGGCGCGCGCCGCCGACGGCACCCAGACCCTGACCTTCGACGAGGGCGGCGCGCGGCGCACCGTGCAGGCCGATCACACCATCCTCACCGTGCCGCTCGGGGTGCTCAAGCAGATCGATTACCGCGCGGCAGGATTCGATCCGCGCATGTGCGGGGTGATCGAGTCGCTGGTGATGGGCTCGTGCACCAAGCTGAACATGCAGTTCACCGCGCGGCCGTGGGTCGGCGTCGGACCCTGGCCCGGGGTGTCGAGCGGCATGAGCTTCACCGACGTCGGCTATCAGCAGATCTGGGACGCCACCGCGGGCCAGCCCGGCGCCGAGGGCATCGCCATCCAGTACGGCGGCGGCCTCGGCGCGCTGAAATACGAACCGCCCGCGCCATTCCTGACCGCCGCCGATCCGGCGGTCCGGGCCGCGGTCGCGGGCGTGCTCCCGCAGTTCGAGCGGGTGGTCCCCGGCGTCGCGCCGCTGTGGAACGGCAAGGCCACCCTCTCGGCCTGGCATCTCAACCCCGACGCGTACGGGGCCTACAGCGCCTTCCCCGTCGGCTACTGCCATCGGTTCGCGGGCTACGAGGGCACCCGGCAGGGCAATATCCACCTGGCCGGGGAGCACACCTCCGCCGATTCGCAGGGCTTCATGAACGGCGGCGCCGAATCCGGCGCCCGCGCCGCCCGGGAGATCCTCGCCGACCTCGGGAGTTGA
- a CDS encoding UbiD family decarboxylase produces the protein MLPRGRNQLTGTFGADQHLGMIHREWRELGEPMPLAIALGVEPALPLLAGGLPAPAGIDEAEIAGAYFGTGIEVVACRTVDLQVPASAEIVVEGLVDPAAPLLTVTAIAHRDNAFVTTAAVPHREVDHLGWGIPHAAQTLHDLTGAGFPVTGVWVPPESGARWMAVGLDARWRHGPRWRGTPARRMCEHIGRAVFATRSGMDLPKLLVVEDDIDITDLRELVWAFATRCHPAHGNLHVGDERRAAARIVHNCPRPDSAWGSAGFDDRRPSHRVAQDHPRSADRP, from the coding sequence ATGCTGCCGCGCGGCCGCAACCAGCTCACCGGAACCTTCGGCGCCGACCAGCATCTGGGCATGATCCACCGGGAGTGGCGGGAACTCGGTGAGCCGATGCCCCTCGCGATCGCCCTCGGCGTCGAACCCGCGCTGCCCCTGCTCGCGGGCGGACTGCCCGCCCCCGCCGGGATCGACGAGGCGGAGATCGCGGGCGCCTACTTCGGGACCGGTATCGAGGTCGTCGCCTGCCGGACCGTCGACCTGCAGGTGCCCGCCAGCGCGGAGATCGTCGTCGAGGGCCTGGTGGATCCCGCCGCCCCGCTGCTCACCGTGACCGCGATCGCCCACCGCGACAACGCGTTCGTGACCACGGCGGCGGTCCCGCACCGCGAGGTCGACCATCTGGGCTGGGGCATCCCGCACGCCGCGCAGACCCTGCACGACCTCACCGGCGCGGGTTTCCCGGTCACCGGGGTGTGGGTGCCGCCCGAATCGGGGGCGCGCTGGATGGCGGTGGGCCTGGATGCCCGGTGGCGTCACGGTCCGCGCTGGCGGGGCACCCCGGCGCGGCGCATGTGCGAGCACATCGGGCGCGCGGTGTTCGCGACGAGGAGCGGCATGGACCTGCCCAAGCTGCTGGTGGTCGAGGACGATATCGACATCACCGATCTGCGAGAACTGGTGTGGGCGTTCGCCACTCGCTGCCATCCGGCGCACGGCAACCTGCACGTCGGCGACGAGCGGCGGGCGGCGGCGCGGATCGTGCACAACTGCCCGCGGCCGGACTCCGCCTGGGGCAGTGCCGGATTCGACGACCGGCGGCCGTCCCACCGAGTGGCCCAAGATCACCCGCGATCGGCGGATCGCCCTTAG